The proteins below come from a single Orenia metallireducens genomic window:
- a CDS encoding helix-turn-helix domain-containing protein, giving the protein MINLIKQAKKGDKNSLIELLNRFKPLIKKYSNELKYEEAETDLIISFITIIKTFKIKVIDHEGNGVSIKSWTHLVEHYKI; this is encoded by the coding sequence TTGATTAACTTAATAAAGCAAGCTAAAAAAGGTGATAAGAATTCCTTGATAGAGCTTTTAAATCGATTCAAACCACTAATTAAAAAGTATAGCAATGAATTAAAGTATGAAGAAGCTGAGACTGATTTGATTATCTCTTTCATTACAATAATTAAAACTTTTAAAATAAAAGTAATAGATCATGAAGGAAATGGTGTTAGTATAAAATCATGGACACACTTAGTTGAACATTATAAAA